The genomic stretch CGACTTGGGGAACTTTGAAAGCGGAGCGGAATTAGCGAACAAATGGAGGTATTTTTGATGAGATTATTCAGTGTTTTGATGGTTGTCGCTTTTCTGGGGATTCTTGCAGTCCCTTCGTTGCTACCGGCTGAAGAATTTCGGGTGTGGGGTGGCAAGACAGATGACTTCACGGATTCCAAAGGGCGCGTCTGGCACGGTGCACAGCAGGAGGATCAGTCTTGGGGTGGATGGATTGAAAAACTTCCCCGCACGGCTGAAGTCCAAACCCTGACAGCGGATGCGCAAGCGCAGGCGGAAGCCGCTGGCTATGATGTGGAACTCTTCTACGCTGTGAGTTGGGCACAATTCCCTGACACTGTTAAGTATCAGTTTAAGACTGGCGATGGTGTTTTTGATGTTACCTATCTTGTGGGTGAGCACTGGTCACCGAACAACCGCGGTTTCGATATTTTTATTGAAGAGGACAACGTTGAGCCGCTTTACGTGACACCGGGCAAAGATGAGATTGATATTAAAACGTATTCGGGGATTGAAGTCAGTGACGGCACCCTGGATCTCCACTTTGCAGGAAACGCGGAGACGGGGGCGGGTGATCTGAACGCGATGTTCAGTGCTTTGGAGGTTGTGCCTGCCGCGAGCACTGCTGTAGATCCGAAGACGAAACTTACGACAACGTGGGGGGCGCTGAAAGACAACCGTCAGTAGGGAACATAGGAAAATTAAAATGCCCGCGGTATTCTTGTTACCGTGGGCATTTTTTGTGCGTAGGGTATATCAAACCTTAGGAGTCGTCAAATCACCGCTCAGGATTGTAGGACACCAGAATTTCTCAATATATTCAATAATGAGCTGCGTCCCTTCCTCATGGCTGACGTAAGGCGGCTTGAACGGGTTGTACATCGCATCGGTGAGGTCGCGTGCAAGAACGGCGTTGCACCCCCAACGGACCATCTGTTTAATAGCGAAGGAACGTCCGAGAACGCACATATTGGTGTGAACGCCCATGAAGATAATATTTTTAATACCTTTGTGATCCAGTAGGTTGTAGACCTCCTGCCCGTCGTCACTGATGGCATCTATATCAGAGATTTCAATGGCTGGATGCTGACGGTGCCACGCTTTGTAGCCATCAGTTTCGCCGGTATCTGAGCCGCCATCCGAGGCATCAACGGGTAAGGGTGGATCGGGGAGTTCACGTTCGGGAGGAGTATCAGCGTGCGGTAGCTCCAAAACGGCACGGCGCGCTGGATGCGCTTCGTAGAAGTCCATTGTGTCGGACGGCGCATGGATAATTTGTATGCCGCGTTCTCGCGCTCGATCCAGAACGATGTTCATCCGCGGTGCCATCACGTTCACCCGTTCTGTCGCGCCCCATGACCAGTGTTCGTTCCACATATCAACGACAACGATAGCGGTTTCAGCGGTATTCCAGTTAATCTCTTCTTCAATGACACGCCAACCGTTTCTGCCGACTGTCCGCGCTTCCTGTCGGCGGGTTGAGAGCGATAGGTTTGTCGTTGCTGAAAAGGTTTGGCTTAATACATTAAACAACATGAATTTCTACTCCTTTTCGGAAAACATAAGCGTCTTTATAGCGCCCGTAGTAGTTTTTTCGGATGCCACAGATGCGGAACCCGAACTGCCGGTAGAGATACTGAGCGGGTAGATTGCTAACAGCGACCTCCAGAAAGACCTCGTGCCCATCTTGTGCCTGTATCATTTTTAGGGCTGAAGTGAGCAAGTATTTGGCGATGCCCTGTCGCCGATAGACAACTGGTACTGCGAGGTTCAGGATATGCGCCTCTTCATGAAGGATACTGAACACAATGTAACCGACGATGGTGTTCTCGTGACGAGCCACATAAAAGTGTTCATACGACCGAGGTCGCTTCAGAGACAGCGTGTAGTAGGTTTCACTCCACGGATTCTCAAAGCACTCGTTTTCGATTTTCAGGACCTCCTGTAGATCACACGAGCGCATCGATTCAAAGGTGAGGTTTGGAAGCAGGTTTTGGGTTCTCATCTGTGCTAATGCGTGTAGGAAAACGGAAGATTATCATAGTTTGTGCCGCCCTCATCAAGATACCAAAGTATAGCACGAGGTGGAATGTGATGTCAATTGGGATGGTTACGCGTCCGTGCGTTTTTGGGTGTTGCCTTTTTTCACGGAGTCTGTTATAATTCATTTATATGGAATCTGCCAAGAACAAGGAGTATACTATGAAAGATTTTGGTTTTACAGGCGGGCGTCCGGATCCATATACATTCCCGACGGAAGGGTTAATTGCCGCGAGTGAAAAGGCTCTCCGTAAGCTGGGCGGTGATCTGGTTAACTATCCGGGCGAATCGGGCTATCAGGGATTACGAGAACTGGCATCAATGCGATTTGAGAGACGTGAAGGTATCCCACTGCCGATAGATAACATCTCAATTACCTCAGGCTCCATGCAGGCACTGGAATTGGTATTAGGGACGTTGATTAATCCTGGGGACACGGTATTAACAGAAGAATATACTTATAGTGGCACCTTAGGTATCATGCGGCACTTCAAGGCGAATATCGTCGGTGTGCCGATGGACTATACCGACGGCATGAATATGGATGCCCTGGAAGCGAAACTTGGGGAACTCAAACGCCAGAATATCCGTCCATCGTTCATCTATACGACATCGAACCATCAGAACCCGACAGGTGCGATTCTCTCACTTGAGCGTCGTCATCGGATGTTAGCCTTAGCGGAAGAATACGACACACTCATCGTCGAAGATGATTGCTACGGCGACATTGACTTTACATCGACACCGACACCAGCTTCGCTTTTTAAGTTAGATATCTCCAATCGGGTGATCTTTATTGCGACTTTCTCTAAGATTTTAGGGGCAGGTGTTCGTCAAGGGTATTTTGTTGCGAGAGAACCCTATTGGGGACAAATCCACCAGAACCGCTGGGACGGTGGGACGAGTGCATTGGCGAGTGCAATCGTTGCTGAATTTTTCATGGAGCACTTGGAAGCCCACCTCGTGAAAACGAATGCGGCGGTGGGAGCGAAATGTCGCGCAGTGGTGGAGACGCTTGAGAAGCACGTCAGCGACCTCTGTACATGGACACATCCCCGTGGTGGACTCTTCCTATGGATAGATCTACCGGAGACTACGGATCTCAACAAGTTACAGGAACTTGCCTCGGCAAAAGGGGTCGGATATAGTAATGGAAGTGCTTTCCATTACGCGAGCGATCCGGTGAAAGCGATCCGGTTGGCGTATGCTTACTGCCACGTGGA from Candidatus Poribacteria bacterium encodes the following:
- the rimI gene encoding ribosomal-protein-alanine N-acetyltransferase, translating into MRTQNLLPNLTFESMRSCDLQEVLKIENECFENPWSETYYTLSLKRPRSYEHFYVARHENTIVGYIVFSILHEEAHILNLAVPVVYRRQGIAKYLLTSALKMIQAQDGHEVFLEVAVSNLPAQYLYRQFGFRICGIRKNYYGRYKDAYVFRKGVEIHVV
- a CDS encoding PLP-dependent aminotransferase family protein, whose translation is MESAKNKEYTMKDFGFTGGRPDPYTFPTEGLIAASEKALRKLGGDLVNYPGESGYQGLRELASMRFERREGIPLPIDNISITSGSMQALELVLGTLINPGDTVLTEEYTYSGTLGIMRHFKANIVGVPMDYTDGMNMDALEAKLGELKRQNIRPSFIYTTSNHQNPTGAILSLERRHRMLALAEEYDTLIVEDDCYGDIDFTSTPTPASLFKLDISNRVIFIATFSKILGAGVRQGYFVAREPYWGQIHQNRWDGGTSALASAIVAEFFMEHLEAHLVKTNAAVGAKCRAVVETLEKHVSDLCTWTHPRGGLFLWIDLPETTDLNKLQELASAKGVGYSNGSAFHYASDPVKAIRLAYAYCHVDDIPEGITYLCEAIREAQVTSADVAAGD
- a CDS encoding isochorismatase family protein, which translates into the protein MLFNVLSQTFSATTNLSLSTRRQEARTVGRNGWRVIEEEINWNTAETAIVVVDMWNEHWSWGATERVNVMAPRMNIVLDRARERGIQIIHAPSDTMDFYEAHPARRAVLELPHADTPPERELPDPPLPVDASDGGSDTGETDGYKAWHRQHPAIEISDIDAISDDGQEVYNLLDHKGIKNIIFMGVHTNMCVLGRSFAIKQMVRWGCNAVLARDLTDAMYNPFKPPYVSHEEGTQLIIEYIEKFWCPTILSGDLTTPKV